TCGAACTGGGAGACAAAAGGGCTACCCGCATCGCCTACTTTGACGGAGAATTAGAGATTCGGATGCCATTGCCAGAACACGAGCGCGCCAAAGTGCTAATCAGCTACTTGTTAGTAGTGCTTCTTGAAGAATTAGATTTACCTTGGGAGTCACTGGGTTCTTCTACCTTCAAGAAAGAGAGTATGAAAGCAGGAATTGAGCCTGATGATTGTTTTTACCTCAAAAACTGTAGAGCCATGATTCGCAAGAAACGTTTAGATCTGACTATAGATCCGCCACCCGATCTAGCAATAGAAGTCGATCTAACATCTCCCACCCAAATCAGTGCTTATGAAGCATTAGGTGTACCCGAAATTTGGCGGTATAAGAACGGTAAATTAGTAATTTTCATCCTGGCAGATGGGCATTATATTGAGGTTTCCATAAGTCCAACCTTTCCAACTCTACCAGTTAGAGAAGGAATTTCACGTTTGCTAGAGCGCAGTACTGAGATGTTGATGAGTGAAGCGATAAAAGTATTCCGTCAAGAAGTTCGACAATGGCTTAAATAAGCTGGCAAGAGCATTTAATACCAATTATATAAATCCATACTACAGATCGTGGGGTAGGCTTCTAGGTAAGCCCTTGAGCTTAATTTATGGAGAAATCTATTAATTAAATCGACGTTATGCTGCGTTTATTGCTATTGACAGAACGATTTCCGCCAGATATTGGGGGAGTAGCCACTAGTGCTGGGAGGATTACTCAAGTTTTGACTCAACTGGGGGTAGAAGTTGATGTTGTGACTTGGAGTCGATACCTGCAACCTGGAGAGGTATCAGCAACAGAAATTCCTCAAGTCTATCGGGTGGGATTGTACCGTCATTGGGATATGACGATGCCTAGTACGCTCAATTTTTTAGACTGGTTGCATCAATCCCGAAGATATGATGCTATCTGGGGACATTATCTGTTTCCTAGCGGTTTTTTAGCTACTTGGTTCGGTAAGTTACAGGGGATACCTAGTATAGTCAGCGCTCGTGGTAATGATGTTGATAAGGAAATGTTTCCCCCTGGGGATTTTGCTAGACTCAAGTGGACTTTAGAAACGGCTGATGTAGTGACGGCTGTAAGTCGGGATATTGCGAGGAAGATTGAGTTACTAAGCGGTAGGGATGATGTGGCAGTTATTTATAATGCCGTTAATCCAGAGGTTTTTACACCTCTAGAGTCAATAGATGAAGCTAGAATTAGAGATCGCAAAACTAATCTAGGAATTCAAC
This region of Merismopedia glauca CCAP 1448/3 genomic DNA includes:
- a CDS encoding glycosyltransferase, whose product is MLRLLLLTERFPPDIGGVATSAGRITQVLTQLGVEVDVVTWSRYLQPGEVSATEIPQVYRVGLYRHWDMTMPSTLNFLDWLHQSRRYDAIWGHYLFPSGFLATWFGKLQGIPSIVSARGNDVDKEMFPPGDFARLKWTLETADVVTAVSRDIARKIELLSGRDDVAVIYNAVNPEVFTPLESIDEARIRDRKTNLGIQPDEVVLGFAGELREKKGQQFLLQALTKVREKRSACLLIIGEVRASQEALLQSYTAQNPDYAIRVIITGHLPDPEAVAQHLQLCDVYLQPSLWEGLPNALLEAMACGCGCIASDAGGIPEIITHGKDGFILSRSHLHRLGEAVLEYLDLPEETKQEITKAARDRIYTTFSPTQEKSYLEAVLNRLIPSSS
- a CDS encoding Uma2 family endonuclease; amino-acid sequence: MVASISLNRIEIPAGQRIYLHDIDWQELEQILLELGDKRATRIAYFDGELEIRMPLPEHERAKVLISYLLVVLLEELDLPWESLGSSTFKKESMKAGIEPDDCFYLKNCRAMIRKKRLDLTIDPPPDLAIEVDLTSPTQISAYEALGVPEIWRYKNGKLVIFILADGHYIEVSISPTFPTLPVREGISRLLERSTEMLMSEAIKVFRQEVRQWLK